The following coding sequences are from one Sciurus carolinensis chromosome 11, mSciCar1.2, whole genome shotgun sequence window:
- the LOC124960574 gene encoding olfactory receptor 4C15-like, translating into MHNQSFITEFVLLGLSQNPTVQKIAFFVCVFVGLHLTIGGNMLIVVTIVCSPALLGSPMYFFLAFLSFLDACFSSAMAPKMIVDLLYKRKIISYKGCMIQLFAEQFFAGAEMIILTAMAYDHYVAICRPLHYFSIMNWRLCGILVWVAWTGGFLHSIIQILFTFQLPFCGSNIIDHFLWDLYSLLELACTDTHIFGLFVVSNSGLICFIIFIMLLVSYGVILLSLRTFNSEGRRKALSTCGSHIVVVVLFFVPCIFTYARPPSAFSFDNMVKIFYNMLTPLLNPLTYTFRNMEIKNAIRKVWKCLVVLSDKK; encoded by the coding sequence ATGCACAATCAAAGCTTCATAACTGAATTTGTACTCCTAGGGCTTTCACAGAATCCTACTGTtcagaaaatagcattttttgtgtgtgtttttgttggTCTACATTTGACTATTGGGGGCAACATGTTAATTGTAGTGACCATTGTCTGCAGCCCTGCACTACTGGGCtcgcccatgtacttcttcttgGCATTCCTGTCTTTCCTGGATGCATGCTTCTCCTCTGCCATGGCCCCAAAGATGATTGTGGATTTACTCTATAAGAGAAAAATCATCTCTTATAAAGGATGCATGATTCAACTTTTTGCAGAACAATTCTTTGCTGGAGCAGAGATGATTATCCTCACAGCCATGGCCTATGaccactatgtggccatttgcaGGCCCTTGCACTACTTTTCCATCATGAACTGGAGGCTCTGTGGCATTCTGGTGTGGGTGGCCTGGACAGGAGGCTTCTTGCATTCCATCATTCAGATTCTGTTTACTTTCCAGCTGCCCTTTTGTGGCTCTAATATCATTGATCATTTCTTATGGGACTTGTACTCATTACTGGAGCTGGCCTGCACTGACACCCACATCTTTGGACTTTTTGTGGTTTCCAACAGTGGGCTTATCTGTTTTATAATATTCATCATGTTGCTTGTCTCCTATGGTGTCATCTTGCTCTCTCTGAGAACATTCAATtctgaaggaaggaggaaagctctgtccacctgtggatctcacattgttgttgtggttttgttctttgttccatgcatatttacatatgcacGGCCTCCATCTGCCTTTTCCTTTGACAATATGGTCAagatattttacaacatgctaaCCCCATTGCTCAATCCTTTGACTTATACTTTTaggaatatggaaataaaaaatgccaTTAGGAAAGTGTGGAAGTGTTTGGTGGTGCtttctgataaaaaataa